A genome region from Pseudomonas pergaminensis includes the following:
- a CDS encoding amino acid ABC transporter ATP-binding protein — MNQPQTNPPLLNIRGLRKQYGQVEVLKGVDLSMQRGNVVTLIGSSGSGKTTLLRCVNLLEEFQGGQITLDGESIGYSEIAGKRVRHPERVIAQHRAMTGMAFQQFNLFPHLTALQNVTLGLLKVKKMGKDEAVALAEKWLDRVGLLERRNHFPGQLSGGQQQRVAIARAIAMNPSLMLFDEVTSALDPELVGEVLSVIKGLAEEGMTMLLVTHEMRFAYEVSDKIVFMNQGHIEEQGTSKDIFERPQSPRLAEFLKNIRF, encoded by the coding sequence ATGAACCAACCTCAAACCAACCCACCGCTGCTGAATATTCGCGGCCTTCGCAAACAATACGGCCAGGTGGAAGTGCTCAAGGGCGTCGACCTGTCCATGCAGCGCGGCAACGTGGTGACCTTGATCGGCTCCAGCGGCTCGGGCAAGACCACGCTGTTGCGCTGCGTCAACCTGCTGGAAGAATTCCAGGGCGGGCAGATCACCCTGGATGGCGAGTCCATCGGCTACAGCGAAATCGCTGGCAAGCGCGTGCGTCACCCCGAGCGTGTGATTGCCCAGCATCGCGCCATGACCGGCATGGCGTTCCAGCAGTTCAACCTGTTCCCGCATTTGACCGCGTTGCAGAACGTCACCCTCGGCCTGCTCAAGGTCAAGAAGATGGGCAAGGACGAGGCCGTCGCCCTGGCGGAAAAGTGGCTGGACCGCGTCGGGTTGCTGGAGCGTCGCAATCACTTTCCCGGCCAGTTGTCCGGCGGCCAGCAACAGCGCGTGGCGATTGCCCGTGCGATTGCCATGAACCCCAGCCTGATGCTGTTCGACGAAGTCACCTCGGCCCTCGACCCGGAGCTGGTGGGCGAAGTGCTCAGCGTGATCAAGGGCCTGGCGGAGGAGGGCATGACCATGTTGCTGGTCACCCACGAAATGCGTTTTGCCTATGAAGTCTCGGACAAGATCGTTTTCATGAACCAGGGCCACATTGAAGAGCAGGGCACGTCGAAGGACATCTTCGAACGCCCGCAATCGCCGCGCCTGGCGGAATTTCTCAAGAACATTCGTTTTTAA
- a CDS encoding transporter substrate-binding domain-containing protein, producing MHHRPSVFKACVFLFAASASLASVVHAADSKLDDVLKRGHLIVGTGSTNAPWHFQGADGKLQGFDIDIGRIVAKGLFNDPSKVEFVVQSSDARIPNLLTDKVDMSCQFITVTASRAQQVAFTLPYYREGVGLLLPNNSKYKEIEDLQAAGDGVTVAVLQNVYAEELVHQALPKAKVDQYDSVDLMYQAVNSGRADAAATDQSSVKYLMVQNPGRYRSPTYAWSPQTYACAVKRGDQDWLNFVNTALHEAMTGVEFPTYKASFKQWFGVDLPEPAIGFPVEFK from the coding sequence ATGCATCACCGACCTTCCGTGTTTAAAGCGTGTGTTTTTCTCTTCGCCGCATCGGCTTCCCTCGCAAGCGTAGTGCACGCGGCGGACAGCAAGCTCGATGATGTGCTCAAGCGTGGGCACCTGATCGTGGGTACAGGCAGTACCAATGCGCCGTGGCACTTCCAGGGAGCGGATGGCAAGTTGCAGGGGTTTGATATCGACATCGGCCGTATCGTGGCCAAAGGGTTGTTCAACGACCCGAGCAAGGTTGAGTTTGTGGTGCAGTCGTCTGATGCGCGAATTCCCAACCTGCTGACCGACAAGGTCGACATGAGTTGCCAGTTCATCACCGTCACCGCCAGCCGTGCGCAGCAAGTGGCCTTCACCCTGCCGTACTACCGCGAAGGCGTGGGCCTGCTGCTGCCGAACAATAGCAAGTACAAAGAAATCGAAGACCTGCAGGCTGCCGGCGACGGCGTTACCGTGGCCGTGCTGCAGAACGTCTACGCCGAAGAGCTGGTGCACCAGGCCTTGCCCAAGGCCAAGGTCGACCAGTACGACAGCGTCGACCTGATGTACCAGGCCGTGAACTCCGGTCGCGCCGATGCCGCCGCCACCGACCAGTCCTCGGTCAAGTACCTGATGGTGCAGAACCCAGGCCGCTACCGCAGCCCGACTTACGCCTGGAGCCCGCAAACCTACGCGTGCGCCGTCAAGCGTGGCGACCAGGACTGGCTGAACTTCGTCAACACCGCGCTGCATGAAGCCATGACCGGTGTGGAGTTCCCGACCTACAAGGCCTCGTTCAAACAATGGTTCGGTGTGGACCTGCCGGAACCTGCGATCGGCTTCCCGGTTGAGTTCAAGTAA
- a CDS encoding MDR/zinc-dependent alcohol dehydrogenase-like family protein gives MSTVTERPQDQLLPVIPKTMQAVVCHGPEDYRLETVDVPTPGPEEILTKVELCGICMGDIKTYRGAPSFWGDAEQPRYVKPPMIPGHEFVCRVVALGPGAEKRGVKVGDRVISEQIVPCWGCRFCNHGQYWMCQKHDLYGFQNNVQGAMAQYMIFTKEGIIHKVPDSIAPDEAILIEPLACSLHAAERANVDFDDVVVVAGAGTLGLGIIGAVRMRNPKKLIVLDMKPERSALALRMGADEVWNPAEVDVLAKIREITEGYGCDIYIEATGHHKAVNQGLAMLRKLGRFVEFSVFNDEATVDWSIIGDRKELDVLGSHLGPYMYPRAIDFIGNRKIDMRDVVTHKFALADFKEAFAVMERGDKSLKVVLEP, from the coding sequence ATGTCCACTGTCACCGAACGCCCGCAAGACCAGCTGCTGCCCGTCATCCCGAAAACCATGCAGGCCGTGGTCTGCCATGGCCCGGAAGACTACCGACTGGAAACCGTCGATGTACCCACTCCCGGCCCCGAAGAAATCCTCACCAAGGTCGAGCTGTGCGGGATCTGCATGGGCGACATCAAGACGTATCGCGGCGCCCCCTCGTTCTGGGGCGATGCCGAGCAGCCACGCTATGTGAAACCACCGATGATCCCCGGCCATGAGTTCGTGTGCCGCGTGGTCGCCCTGGGACCTGGCGCGGAAAAACGCGGCGTGAAGGTCGGCGACCGGGTCATTTCCGAGCAGATCGTGCCGTGCTGGGGCTGCCGCTTTTGCAACCACGGCCAGTACTGGATGTGCCAGAAACACGACCTGTATGGCTTCCAGAACAATGTGCAGGGCGCCATGGCCCAATACATGATCTTCACCAAGGAAGGCATCATCCATAAAGTGCCGGACTCCATCGCTCCGGACGAAGCCATCCTGATCGAACCGCTGGCTTGTTCGCTGCACGCCGCCGAGCGCGCCAATGTGGACTTTGACGACGTGGTGGTGGTCGCCGGTGCCGGCACCCTGGGCCTGGGCATCATCGGCGCAGTACGCATGCGCAACCCGAAGAAACTCATCGTGCTGGACATGAAGCCCGAGCGCAGCGCCCTCGCCCTGCGCATGGGCGCCGACGAAGTATGGAACCCGGCCGAAGTCGACGTGCTGGCGAAGATCCGCGAAATCACCGAGGGCTACGGCTGCGACATCTACATCGAAGCCACCGGCCATCACAAAGCCGTCAACCAAGGCCTGGCGATGCTGCGCAAGCTGGGGCGGTTCGTCGAGTTCAGCGTGTTCAATGACGAAGCCACGGTGGATTGGTCGATCATTGGCGACCGCAAGGAGCTGGATGTGCTCGGCTCGCACCTGGGACCCTATATGTATCCGCGCGCCATCGACTTTATCGGCAACCGCAAGATCGATATGCGCGACGTGGTCACCCACAAGTTCGCCCTGGCGGATTTCAAGGAAGCGTTCGCGGTGATGGAGCGTGGCGACAAATCCCTCAAGGTTGTGCTTGAGCCCTGA
- a CDS encoding amino acid ABC transporter permease encodes MYESPSWLHELWIARDTLWAGFQASVYVSALAIIFGTLIGIVAGLILTYGKFWMRAPFRLYVDLIRGTPVFVLVLACFYMLPALGWQITAFQAGAVGLTLFCGSHVSEIVRGALQAIPRGQLEAGKAIGLTFYQSLGYVLLPQALRQILPTWVNSSTEIVKASTLLSVIGVAELLLSTQQVIARTFMTLEFYLFAGFLFFVINYAIELFGRYIEKRVALP; translated from the coding sequence ATGTACGAATCCCCCAGTTGGTTGCATGAGTTGTGGATCGCCCGGGATACCCTCTGGGCGGGCTTTCAAGCCAGCGTTTATGTGTCAGCGCTGGCGATTATCTTTGGCACCCTGATCGGCATCGTCGCCGGGTTGATCCTCACCTACGGCAAGTTCTGGATGCGTGCGCCGTTCCGCTTGTACGTCGACCTGATCCGTGGCACGCCGGTGTTTGTGCTGGTGCTGGCGTGTTTCTACATGCTGCCGGCGCTCGGTTGGCAGATCACCGCGTTCCAGGCCGGCGCGGTCGGGCTGACGCTGTTCTGCGGCTCTCACGTGTCGGAGATCGTGCGCGGTGCGCTGCAGGCCATTCCCCGTGGGCAACTGGAAGCGGGCAAGGCGATCGGCCTGACGTTCTACCAGTCCCTGGGCTACGTGCTGCTGCCCCAGGCGCTGCGCCAGATCCTGCCGACCTGGGTCAATTCCTCCACGGAAATCGTCAAGGCCTCGACCTTGCTCTCGGTGATCGGCGTGGCCGAGTTGCTGTTGAGCACCCAGCAAGTGATCGCGCGCACCTTCATGACCCTGGAGTTCTACCTGTTCGCCGGGTTTCTGTTCTTTGTCATCAACTACGCCATCGAGTTATTCGGGCGCTACATTGAAAAGCGGGTGGCCTTGCCATGA
- a CDS encoding substrate-binding domain-containing protein has protein sequence MKLATTFAAAAALSLLASSIALAADGKTYKVGAAVYGLKGQFMQNWVRELKEHPAVKDGTVQLTVFDGNYDALTQNNQIENMVTQHYDAILFVPIDTKAGVGTVKQAMSNDVVVIASNTKVADASVPYVGNDDVEGGRLQAQAMVDKLNGKGNVVIIQGPIGQSAQIDREKGELEVLGKHPDIKIIEKKTANWDRAQALALTEDWLNAHPKGINGVIAQNDDMALGAVQALKSHGLTSKDVPVTSIDGMPDAIQAAKKDEVTTFLQDAQAQSQGALDVALRTLAGSDYKPRSVIWERYAKDVKWGDGSAKNYILPWVPVTNANADALYKQVSGAK, from the coding sequence ATGAAACTTGCTACGACCTTCGCCGCCGCTGCGGCCCTCTCCCTCCTCGCCAGCAGCATCGCCCTGGCCGCCGACGGCAAGACCTACAAAGTCGGTGCCGCGGTCTATGGCCTCAAGGGCCAATTCATGCAGAACTGGGTGCGCGAGCTCAAGGAGCACCCCGCCGTGAAGGACGGCACCGTGCAGCTGACCGTGTTCGACGGCAACTACGACGCACTGACCCAGAACAACCAGATCGAAAACATGGTGACGCAGCACTACGACGCCATCCTGTTTGTGCCCATCGACACCAAGGCCGGCGTGGGCACGGTGAAACAGGCCATGAGCAATGACGTGGTGGTGATCGCCTCCAACACCAAGGTCGCCGATGCCTCCGTACCCTACGTGGGCAACGACGACGTGGAAGGTGGGCGCCTGCAAGCCCAGGCCATGGTCGACAAGCTCAACGGCAAGGGCAATGTGGTGATCATCCAGGGCCCGATTGGCCAGTCGGCGCAGATCGACCGAGAAAAAGGCGAGCTGGAAGTGCTGGGCAAGCACCCGGACATCAAGATCATCGAGAAAAAGACCGCCAACTGGGACCGCGCCCAAGCCTTGGCGCTCACCGAAGACTGGCTGAACGCCCACCCCAAAGGCATCAATGGTGTCATCGCGCAGAACGACGACATGGCCCTCGGCGCGGTACAGGCGCTGAAATCCCACGGCCTGACCTCCAAGGACGTGCCGGTCACGTCCATCGACGGTATGCCGGATGCAATCCAGGCCGCCAAGAAAGACGAAGTGACCACCTTCCTGCAGGATGCGCAGGCCCAGTCCCAAGGTGCGCTGGACGTGGCCCTGCGCACCCTGGCCGGCAGCGACTACAAACCTCGCTCGGTGATTTGGGAGCGGTATGCCAAGGACGTGAAATGGGGGGACGGCAGCGCGAAGAACTACATCCTGCCGTGGGTGCCCGTGACCAACGCCAACGCCGATGCGCTGTACAAGCAAGTCAGCGGCGCCAAGTAA
- a CDS encoding TerC family protein translates to MEWLADPTAWLGLLTLIVLELVLGIDNLVFIAILADKLPPEQRDRARLIGLSLALLMRLGLLASISWLVTLTQPLFEVFDKSFSGRDLIMLFGGVFLLFKATMELHERLEGHVAQRTGNVAYAMFWPIVAQIVVLDAVFSLDAVITAVGMVDELAVMMIAVIVSIGLMIVASKPLTRFVNAHPTVIMLCLGFLMMIGFALTAEGLGFHIPKGYLYAAIGFSILIEVFNQIARSRRKKSAQGVLPVRERTAHAVMRLLGGRSLAVEEVGEDVADLLGEPDAAQGPLFDRRERVMISGVLQLAERPIRTLMTPRAKVDCIDLADDPDSIRLKLMHSSYSRLPLIRDGAVDEPLGFVHKKELLKEYLAGNEPNLEHLARRAINLLESFSILNALEQMRQESTHIAFVINEFGDFMGVLSMTDILESIAGELPDASEIEGPDIVEEGDGFRANGALNLTQIRQRTGFKAVATEDYQTLAGLVMSLLDRLPVVGDSLEHEGWRLTVAAVEERRVTQVCLAPLPQA, encoded by the coding sequence ATGGAATGGTTAGCGGATCCAACGGCCTGGCTCGGCCTGTTGACCTTGATTGTGTTGGAACTGGTACTGGGTATCGACAACCTGGTGTTTATCGCGATCCTGGCGGACAAGCTGCCGCCGGAACAGCGTGACCGTGCGCGCTTGATTGGCCTGTCCCTGGCGTTGCTGATGCGCCTGGGCCTGTTGGCGAGTATTTCCTGGCTGGTGACCCTCACCCAGCCGCTGTTCGAGGTGTTCGACAAGAGTTTCTCCGGTCGTGACCTGATCATGCTGTTTGGTGGTGTGTTCCTGCTGTTCAAGGCCACCATGGAATTGCATGAGCGCCTCGAAGGGCATGTGGCCCAGCGCACGGGCAATGTGGCCTACGCGATGTTCTGGCCGATCGTGGCGCAGATCGTGGTGCTTGACGCGGTGTTTTCCCTCGACGCGGTGATCACCGCCGTGGGCATGGTCGATGAGCTGGCGGTGATGATGATCGCGGTGATCGTGTCCATCGGCCTGATGATCGTGGCGAGCAAGCCGCTGACCCGCTTCGTCAATGCCCACCCGACCGTTATCATGCTGTGCCTGGGTTTCTTGATGATGATCGGTTTCGCCCTGACCGCCGAAGGCCTGGGCTTCCATATTCCAAAGGGTTACCTGTACGCGGCCATTGGTTTCTCGATCCTGATCGAAGTGTTCAACCAGATCGCCCGTTCACGTCGCAAGAAGTCGGCGCAAGGCGTGTTGCCAGTGCGTGAGCGTACCGCCCACGCGGTGATGCGTTTGCTTGGCGGCCGCAGCCTGGCAGTGGAAGAAGTGGGCGAAGACGTCGCCGATCTGCTGGGTGAACCGGATGCGGCACAGGGCCCGCTGTTCGATCGACGTGAACGCGTGATGATCAGCGGTGTGCTGCAACTGGCCGAACGGCCGATCCGCACGCTGATGACGCCGCGGGCCAAGGTGGACTGCATCGATCTGGCGGACGATCCCGACAGTATTCGCCTGAAACTGATGCACTCGTCCTATTCGCGGCTGCCGTTGATCCGCGACGGTGCAGTCGATGAGCCCCTGGGCTTCGTGCACAAGAAGGAATTGCTCAAGGAATACCTGGCCGGCAACGAGCCGAACCTGGAGCACCTGGCACGCCGCGCAATTAACCTGCTGGAGAGTTTTTCGATCCTCAATGCCTTGGAGCAGATGCGCCAGGAGTCGACCCACATTGCGTTCGTGATCAACGAATTCGGTGACTTCATGGGGGTGTTGAGCATGACCGACATTCTTGAATCCATCGCCGGCGAGTTGCCGGACGCGAGCGAAATCGAGGGGCCGGATATCGTCGAAGAGGGCGATGGCTTCCGCGCCAATGGCGCCTTGAACCTCACGCAGATTCGCCAGCGCACCGGTTTCAAGGCTGTTGCGACCGAGGATTACCAGACGCTCGCCGGCCTGGTGATGAGCCTGCTCGACCGCCTCCCAGTGGTGGGCGATAGCCTGGAGCATGAGGGCTGGCGCCTGACGGTGGCGGCGGTGGAGGAGCGCCGGGTGACGCAGGTTTGCCTGGCGCCTTTGCCCCAAGCGTGA
- a CDS encoding amino acid ABC transporter permease, giving the protein MNYQLNFAAVWRDFPSLLAGLGLGLELALLSIAIGCVIGLMMAFAMLSKHKALRVLASVYVTVIRNTPILVLILLIYFALPSLGIRLDKIPSFIITLSLYAGAYLTEVFRAGLLNIPKGLREAGLAIGLGEWRIRAYITVPVMLRNVLPALSNNFISLFKDTSLAAAIAVPELTYYARKINVESYRVIETWLVTTALYVAACYLIAMLLRYLEQRLAIRR; this is encoded by the coding sequence ATGAACTATCAGTTGAACTTTGCCGCCGTGTGGCGCGACTTCCCCAGCTTGCTGGCGGGGCTCGGCCTGGGCCTTGAGCTGGCGCTGCTGTCGATTGCGATTGGCTGCGTAATCGGTTTGATGATGGCATTTGCCATGCTGTCGAAACACAAGGCATTGCGCGTGCTGGCTTCGGTGTATGTGACGGTGATCCGCAATACACCGATCCTCGTGTTGATCCTGTTGATCTACTTCGCCTTGCCCAGCCTGGGTATCCGCCTGGACAAGATCCCGTCGTTCATCATCACCTTGTCGTTGTACGCCGGTGCCTACCTGACCGAAGTATTCCGCGCCGGGCTGTTGAACATTCCCAAGGGCTTGCGTGAAGCCGGGTTGGCGATCGGTTTGGGCGAGTGGCGTATCCGTGCGTATATCACCGTGCCGGTGATGTTGCGCAACGTGTTGCCCGCGCTCTCGAACAACTTCATTTCGCTGTTCAAGGACACCTCGCTCGCCGCGGCCATCGCGGTGCCGGAGCTGACCTACTACGCCCGCAAGATCAACGTCGAAAGCTACCGGGTGATTGAAACCTGGCTGGTCACGACCGCGCTCTACGTGGCCGCCTGTTACCTCATTGCCATGCTGCTCCGTTACCTGGAACAGCGTCTGGCGATCCGTCGTTAA